A genomic segment from Marmota flaviventris isolate mMarFla1 chromosome 7, mMarFla1.hap1, whole genome shotgun sequence encodes:
- the Shisa3 gene encoding protein shisa-3 homolog, producing MGALALCLLLGWLRWGPAGAQQSGEYCHGWVDVQGNYHEGFQCPEDFDTLDATICCGSCALRYCCAAADARLEQGGCTNDRGELEHPGITAQPVYVPFLIVGSIFIAFIILGSLVAIYCCTCLRPKEPSQQPIRFSLRSYQTETLPMILTSTNLRAPSRQSSTATSSSSTGGSIRRFSFARAEPSCLVPSPPPPYTTGHPIHLTQPSGFLVSPQYFAYPLQQEPPLPGKSCPDFSSS from the exons ATGGGGGCGCTTGCGCTCTGCCTCTTATTAGGCTGGCTGCGCTGGGGCCCAGCGGGCGCCCAGCAGTCCGGGGAGTACTGCCACGGCTGGGTGGACGTGCAGGGCAACTACCACGAGGGTTTCCAGTGCCCGGAGGACTTCGACACGCTGGACGCCACGATCTGCTGTGGCTCCTGCGCGCTTCGTTACTGCTGCGCCGCAGCCGACGCCAGACTGGAGCAGGGAGGCTGCACCAACGACCGCGGCGAGCTGGAGCACCCGGGCATCACAGCGC aGCCCGTGTATGTCCCTTTCCTGATCGTCGGCTCCATCTTCATTGCATTCATCATCCTGGGCTCATTAGTGGCTATTTATTGTTGCACCTGTTTGAGACCCAAGGAGCCCTCGCAGCAGCCCATCCGCTTCTCACTCCGCAGCTATCAGACAGAGACCTTGCCCATGATCTTGACCTCCACAAACCTCAGGGCACCTTCTAGGCAGTCCAGCACAGCCACCAGCTCCAGCTCCACGGGTGGCTCCATCCGTAGGTTCTCCTTCGCCAGGGCTGAACCTAGCTGCCTTGTGCCCTCACCACCCCCACCTTACACTACGGGCCATCCAATCCACCTGACCCAACCGTCAGGTTTCCTGGTGTCACCCCAATATTTTGCCTACCCACTTCAACAGGAGCCCCCATTGCCTGGGAAGAGCTGTCCAGACTTCAGTTCCAGTTGA